gaagagggtggggggggggagggaaaggaagaggcaCCGAactctggggagggggggataagaCTCCGAGCTCTGGGGAGGAGAGACACTGaactctgggggggtgggggggggaaaggaaagaagagGCACCGAACTCTGGcggagggggggaagaaggggcaccGAAGTCTTGGGGGGGGTGCAGGAGAGAGGCACCGAACTctgtgggaggggggaagaagaggcaccaaactctgggggggggggagagagaagaggcaCCGAACTctgtgggaggggggaagaagaggcaccaaactctggggggggggggagagagaagaggcaCCGAACTctgtgggaggggggaagaagaggcaccgaacactgtgggaggggggaagaagaggcacCGAACaccggggcgggggggaggggcacCGAACACCgaggcggggggaggggagagaggagggaagatgGAACCCGAACCCcggagggatggagagggtggagaactggagcctgggcaaggggaggagcctgTGGTGGAGACCAGGCTGAGTGTGAGTTGGTGCATGTGTGTGATGACAGGCGTGAGGTCGTGTGCCATACCTGATTGAGGTTGGTAGAAGTGTGAGAAGGCCTAGCTATGCTCTGGGTTCCCAGTATATGTATAAGTGGTGGGATCCCCTATGTGTTAACAGGTTTGGTTACTTGGGGAGGAGGGTTGATTTTAATGCAGTATCATGACTTTGGGTGACTCCGTGGCGGGTGGTGGTTTCTGTTGGAGCTTATTGCCCCCAAACAATCCTGACTTTCTTTtgtccttcaccctctccccaaaGTACTGTCctccagcaacccccccccccccctccacactgCCTACTTTAAGGCATCCAATTACTTCCATTTGCTATATTTCCTTCCCCTCTCTGTTCCCACCAATAGCCTAGGAAACCTGCTCCTCCTCCTTGGCACCTGAAGACAAGTCGTCTTGTTTGTCTTGCTGGACTGCTGTTCTTGCTGTGGCTGAAGTGCAGGGCTGGTTGAGCTGTTATCTCAACCCCTTGCAGAGCTTGTGTGTCTGTTATGCTGGTAATTGGAAACTGCCTTTGTCAGTGCCCATGTTTGAATTTCTCTTTGCGATTGACGTGGGTACTAACTCTGGCAGTGCTGGGGTTAATTGGGTCATTTACATTCTGCCTGTTATTTGTAGCCTGTGACGCGTGTTCATGCTGTGTGCTGTACTATCTCGCGTTTGACGTCAGTGTGGGACTTGGACCATAAAAGAACCTGCAATCCTTGCAGCATAATCTCACTCATGAACAAACacaatcttttaaaaaaactgtttttCACCTTGGGTGTATTACATGGCTATTTTGAGGAGATTTATTTATTCTGCAGATCACTGCCCTCTGCTCTCCTCCAAAAGGACAGTTGCCTCAATTGCTCAATGTGTGTTGTTggtttttgatttattttgttgACTTTTTGTCAAAAGCCTTTCAGCTTCAATTTGATTTGTAGTTTGGGGTCCAGTGCTTTGAAATTTACTCAGAGTGGTTTAAAaaaatgtgcagttttggtcactaactttgaaagtgtgcagagaagatttggttactgggatgttgcctagaCATGAGGAAATGAGTTAGAGGgaaagtagaagaatgagggaagatttgactggtatttaaaaataatgaggggtctagatggagtaaatgtaggtaggctttttcctttaagagggtaggtgaggtacaaaccagaggacatgggttaaggatggaagttttagagggaacattaggaggaaacttttcacacagagaggaatgaactgccagttgaagtgatgaatgtgggctcaattttaacattgaagaagaatttggacaggtacatagattagagggctatggtccgggtgtaggtcagtgggactcggtaGAATAATAATTTGTCATGGATTAGAAGAACTTGTATTCTATGCTGAAAAGTAGTATTGTTTTCAGTTACTTTAACCCTCTTAACATCATGCCTGTAGCATTTCATGAAAGAAGCAAAAAGAATGCTGTCAACTACCATTTTCACATTTGTCTGAACACGAGAATGAAAATGACAATCAGTGGTACAAACCATTGCTCATTTTTctcactttatttttcttcctcctTTCAAGGATTATACATCATTGCAAACCTGAGGAGCATAAATTCCATCCTAACCAGTGCTCTAAGAAATCAAGCTACCCTAACACAATCAAAACACTACCTTTCAGGAGTTGATAGAGATATTTCTTTTGTTTGCAACACAGAGTTTACAACTCATTCTGGTGTCTGTCCAGCTATGCAGCTTGAAATCCAAGTCGCACTCAACTTCATTATCTCATACTTGTACAATAAGCTCCCTCGGCGAAGAGTCAACATATTTGGTGAGGAGCTGGAGCGGCtgttgaagaagaaatatgaaggaCACTGGTATCCAGACAAGCCATACAGAGGGTCTGGATATCGGTGTGTACACATCGGGGAGACCATTGACCCTGTCATTGAGCGAGCTGCCAAAGAAAGTGGTTTGGACATGAAGGATGTCCGTGACAACCTGCCTCAGGACTTGAGCGTGTGGATAGACCCTTTTGAAGTGTCTTATCAGATTGGAGAGAAGGGGCCTGTCAAGGTGCTCTATGTGGATGACAACAAAGATTCTGGGACTGAGCTAGACAAAGAAATCAAAAACAGCTTCAACCCTGAAGCCCAGGTCTTTATGCCCATTTGTGACCCAGTGGGGGGGTCATCAGTATCcagctccccctctcctcctttcgGTCACTCTGCTGCTGTGAGCCCCACTTTCATGCCTCGCTCCGCCCAGCCTTTAACATTCACCACTGCCACTTTTGCTGCTACAAAATTCGGTTCGACCAAAATGAAGACCAGTGGCCGCAACAGCAAGGTCGCTCGAGCATCCCCCACCAACCTTGGCTTGAATGTAAACAGCCTGCTGAAGCAGAAAGCCCTGTCGACCTCCATGCACTCTCTCTATGGGCTTGGAGTGGGTACCCAGCAGCAACACCAGAAGAGCTCTGCGCTCTCCCCCAATGCCAAGGAGTTTATTTTCCCTGGCATCCAGGGGCAGGGCGCTACCAGTGCAATGTTCCCAGCGGAGAGCTCTCTGAACCTCAGTCCTCTCCAGTATGGTAATACCTTTGACATGTTTGCCTATGGAAGCCTCAGTGAAAAATCCTTTATGGATGGTCTGAATTTCAGCCTCGGTAATGTGCAGTATTCTAACCAGCAGTTCCAACCTGTCATGGCTAATTAGAGGTTGAGTACTTTATAATTCTCTACAAATATTAAGCCCTAATTATAAAAGTTTAAATATAACTGAACCCAAGGGTATTTTCCCCTTCAACCCCTTGTGATaaccttaaaaaaaatctttgaattgGGGCGTTACAAGCTTGCAGTTTGGCATTTGGTTATTTAAAAAGCATCAATTTTGGTTTTGCCAACCAAGCACAAAGATTATTTTATACAGACtgtaccttttttaaataaaatttaaaaataataaaaatggaaaatgttgtGGAGATGAGAGCTCCTCGAACAGTATTTACACTTGGACAGGACAAGGTCTGATTTAAGAATTGACACTAATGAAAAAAGTGGGATTTCTGGTCTTTTTTTGTAATTGTATAATTTAATTTAGTATGAAGTTTGTAAAATACAGAGTATATATTGTTTCTACAACACGGTATTGCATTTATATCTTTTTACTACGTGATTTAAAAAATCCTCATTCGGAGACATCAAAAAACCTCGATTGTGTACAGTCTATTCCCCAGTGACGGTGTTTAAAGTGtagaaatttcactttttttggaAAACCAGATTTGTATTTTCTGTTCAGagtttaaaagttaaaataaatttttttgctataTATTATGGACAAAATGTAATCGTAATATTAATTTTGTACCTACCTTGTGCAATACTTGATAAAAACAGTATAACGAAGTATTGAGTTGGTGTCTTGCCTGTTAAGATGGACTGAGAGTTTATATTGGTAAAAATTTGTATTAAAATGCTTCAAATAATATGTCTTAGGGCTTCCTTTTTTTCTTATCAAATAGGGTAAAATCGTAGAGTGGTAGGCTTGAGTAGTTTTTGATTGCGTGAGTCTATTTCCAAGGATTTGGAAGAAAGGGGAAGCTGGAATTCTTAAGCTGCACTTTATGAATACAGTTGCCTGAAATGCAGCATTGGATTTGTATTCCAGTCATTTATTCAACCAATATATTATATTCCCTTGAGACGGATCTAATTATAGTCGTTGAGCTATGCAGCACGGAAACAGCCCCTTAGCCCAatgcatccatgccaaccaagctgcCTACCTGTGTTAGTCCCATTTTCTTgtgtttagcccatatccctctcacctttccttatccatgtacctgtccaattgtCTTTTAAATGTACTTCCCATCTACCACTttccctggcagcttgttccatacatccACCACCCTCTAGAAAAACTTGACATCACCTTCAACCTATCACCTGTAGTTTTAGACTCCTGCCATGAGGAAAAAGTctgactattcaccttatctattctCATGATTTATACATCTTAGTCTCCAATAAtccagtcccagcctatccatcaAGCCCTCCATTCTTGTGAATTCCTTTTTGCTTTCTTTCCAATTTAATGACTCTTCCTGCAGCTGGGTGACTAGAATTGCAGTGTTCCAAATATGTTCTTGCCTTGTACAGACCTCGCATGATGTGTCAACCCTTGAACTCAGTGGCACCTCTGAAGGCAAACATGCAAACCTGTCCACTTGTGCTCCCACTTTAAGGGAACTCTGCACTTGAATACCTTGGTCTCTCTCCCACACTTCCAGGTCCCACCCATGTCCTACTTTGATTTGACTTCCAAATTAAAGCACTTACCtgagttaaactccatctgccattcctcagtTGATCAAGgtcctgttgtaatcttagataacctttCTCACCTATTTTAGGATCATTAGAAAAATTGCCAACCAAGCCACCTACATTCGCATTAAAATAAGTGAACGTGTGGACACCTCACCAATGCCTGTGGCACACCacttcaaatctttaaaaaaattcactGCCCTGTCTCCTGCCAACATTGGCTAGATTGCCCTAGATCCTGTACAATTGAACGTTATATAACCATTTTCGGAGTGGaagcaggccatgttggcctttcgagtccgcactggttcttGTTCTAGACCTGCCTACCTACCATATGATGCCTTGCTAAACTCCCATGTTGGCTACTCTACCCTTGACAATTGTCTTGGTCACCATTTCAAAAATAATCCCAATCAACTTTGTAAGGCACTATTTTCTACATGCATGACCATGCTGAATAGACCTAACGAGTCCTTTACAAATGCTGATAGACCCTGTCTCTCAGAATTCCCTCCAGCAATGGAGTTTACTGGTCTAGATCCCAGGCTTTTCCTTGCAgcgcataaaagtgctggagaatctgcAGGTCACACAGTACTCTTAGAAATGATTTAAAAAGTCAAAAAGTTTCGGGACTGGCCCTTTAGAAGTGCTGAAAAGCAGGTAGGGGAGGATAGGTGGAGGGAGGAAATGgataagggtgggagggggggcgaagaagagaaagaatctgaggagtgatagagggagagagcAGATGGCTAAGAAAGATAGCTCTGATAGGGGAAGGAATGAAAtagggtgggaagctggaggatggGAAACCAGGGATGAGGAAAATCGAGACCAGGAGAGGCATTTACAAAAATTGGAGGTTGAAATTGCTGTCTGATTGAAGACTGCCAAGATGGGATACAAGGTGGTGtacctctaatttgcaggtggcctcagctTAGCAGTACAtgagcccatggacagacatgtcagtgtgtcAATGGTATGTGGAAGTGGAATGAATTTTTCCTTGCACTTATTTGGGGAATTTCTTTAGATTCTCATTTACCTTATCTGCCAAAATTCATAACCCCTTTCCTAATTACCCTACAATGAACTCTTATATTGCCTGTGTTCAAGGTTCACGATTTGTCTACCTGATAAATGCTTCCTTTTTCTTCATCAGTGCCTCAATCTGATCATCTTAAGGTTCATGACTATTGCCAGCTTTGCCCTTCACTATTGAGAACACACTGTCCCTAAACTCCTTTAAAAGTCTCACTTGTCAAGTGCCCCTTTACCTGAAAATTTCCACTTCAAATCAACTTTTGCTTGTTCTTGTCTAATACCAACA
This genomic window from Narcine bancroftii isolate sNarBan1 chromosome 3, sNarBan1.hap1, whole genome shotgun sequence contains:
- the tob1a gene encoding protein Tob1a, producing the protein MQLEIQVALNFIISYLYNKLPRRRVNIFGEELERLLKKKYEGHWYPDKPYRGSGYRCVHIGETIDPVIERAAKESGLDMKDVRDNLPQDLSVWIDPFEVSYQIGEKGPVKVLYVDDNKDSGTELDKEIKNSFNPEAQVFMPICDPVGGSSVSSSPSPPFGHSAAVSPTFMPRSAQPLTFTTATFAATKFGSTKMKTSGRNSKVARASPTNLGLNVNSLLKQKALSTSMHSLYGLGVGTQQQHQKSSALSPNAKEFIFPGIQGQGATSAMFPAESSLNLSPLQYGNTFDMFAYGSLSEKSFMDGLNFSLGNVQYSNQQFQPVMAN